The genomic interval GTTGAGCAGCACGTAGGGCGCAAGGCCCGGCATCATGCCCATGCAGAAGGCGCCGCCGGTCTTGCCCGGGCGCGGCGCCACGTCGATGCGCCCCTCGTCGAAAAAGGCGGCCGCCGCTTGCGCGAGCTCCGGGGAAAAGCCCGCGAAGGCATCGAGCACCAGGGCGCGCGCCTCGGCGAAGGCCAGGGTGCGATGCTCGCCGGCAAGGGGCGCGTAGAGATCGGTGTTCTTCATCTCGGCGAGGCCGAGCAGCAGCTTTTTCAGGCGGAAGTAGTCCTGCGCCAGGCCATGGTTGGCTTCCGTAACCTCCATCATGCGCTCGACCATGGCCGCCTCGGTTTCGCTGCTCAAATGGGTCGGCGTCATGATGTCGGGGTATTTGCGCAGCTCGACTTCCTTGGCGTGATCGAGGAGCAGATTGTTGAAGCAGCTGGTCAGGACCAGGCGGTGTTCGGCGTGCTTGTCCAGAAAGGTGGCAAAGGCGGTTTCGCGCACCCTGCCGTCGGGATGATGCAACAGGGCGAGCAGCTCCTCGCCGGTGACCTCGCGGGGCTGCCCCTCATCGGGCAGGGCAAAGGCGTAGGAGAAGGAGGAGGTCAGCTCCTCGAAGAGCTGGACGAAGGCTTCCTTGCCGGTGAGATCCTTGCGCTTGAGAACCTGTTCGACCTCCTCGCTCAGGGTGTAGGGCGCCTGGGCGCGCACCTGGTGCAGGTAGTGGGCATGGGCGGCGACATCGGCATCCTTGAGCAGATGGGCGAAGCGCTCCTCGTCGATGCGCAGCAACTCCAGCCCGAAAAACAGCACCTCCTCGCTGACGGCGCTCCAGAGTTCGCGCACCCTGGCCAGCAAAGCCTTGTGGGCATCGGGACGGCTGTCCGCGGAAAACAGCAGCTGCGCGTAAAGATAGGGCTTGAGGCCTAAGCGCTGGAGGTTTTCGTATTGGCGCAGGGCGGCGCTCAGCACATCGGCGCCGAGGTGGTCGGAGGCGATGCGCCCGCGAAAATCGCGACGAAAGCCGCGCGCCGCCTGGCGCAGCCGCTCCAGGTCCTGGTCGAGGACGGGATCGGTGGCGCCCCGATAGAGGGGCGCGAGGTTCCAAACGGCATTGCCGGGATCGGCCATGGTCAACTCCTTGAAAAAGGTCGCAATCCAAGGCAAAAGGTAGCGGTCGCCCCCGCCCCTGTCAATCGCGAAACGTCTTCGGGATTCCGCCGATCCGCGCGTCTGGATCACTGGTTGACAGCGGGGATCGGCCGGGCCTAACCTCAAGCTCGCGACGCGCGAGGGAGGCAGTCCATGAAAACCGACGAACAGGCGCCGCCGCCTGCGGAAAAGGTGCGCCCCGCCAAACGCCGCATGCCGCCGATGCTGCCGCGTTACCTGGTGCAGGCGGGTTTTGCGCTCTTTTATGTCTGGCTGGCGCTGCGCTTTGCCCGCTGGGTGGCGCTGCTCAAGGCCGGGCAGTTGCCGGAATTCGCGCGCCCGGCCGCCGTCGACGGTTTTTTGCCCATCAGCGGGCTGATGGGGCTGCGCCACTGGTTCGAGACGGGCAGCCTGTTTCCCGTGCATCCGGCGGCGGCGCTGATCCTGTTTGCCGCCCTGCTCACCGCCCTGCTGTTCAAGCGCGGCTTTTGCTCCTGGGTGTGTCCGGTCTTTCCCCTCTCGGAGGGGCTGTGGCGCCTGGGGCAAAAGCTCTGCGGACGAACCTTCGCCCCGCCCTTCTGGCTCGACCTGCCGCTGCGCGCCCTGAAATATCTGCTGCTCGGCTTTTTCGCTTACCAGATTTTGTGGAGCATGCCCCTGCCGGGGCTGCGCGCCTTTCTCGCCGCGCCCTACCACAAGCTCGCCGATGTGCGCATGCTCGAATTCTTCCAGCAGCCCTCGGCCACGGCCCTAAGCGTCATCACCCTCTTGGCGCTGGCCTGTTTTTTCGTGCAGATGGCCTGGTGCCGTTATCTGTGTCCCTACGGCGCGCTGCTCGGGGTGGTGAGTCTGCTCTCCCTGGGCAAGATTCGGCGCGATGAGCGCCTGTGCATCCGCTGCGGGCTGTGCTCGGCGCGCTGTCCGGCCTGGCTGCCGGTGATGCACAAGAAAACCCTGCGCTCGGCGGAATGCTATGCCTGCTACCGCTGCGTGCACGGCTGCCCGGTGCCCGGCGCGGTGGAGTTGAAGCTCGCCGGGCGCCTGCGGCTGCCGTCCCTGGTGTTCGGCGCCCTG from Geoalkalibacter sp. carries:
- a CDS encoding M3 family oligoendopeptidase, with protein sequence MADPGNAVWNLAPLYRGATDPVLDQDLERLRQAARGFRRDFRGRIASDHLGADVLSAALRQYENLQRLGLKPYLYAQLLFSADSRPDAHKALLARVRELWSAVSEEVLFFGLELLRIDEERFAHLLKDADVAAHAHYLHQVRAQAPYTLSEEVEQVLKRKDLTGKEAFVQLFEELTSSFSYAFALPDEGQPREVTGEELLALLHHPDGRVRETAFATFLDKHAEHRLVLTSCFNNLLLDHAKEVELRKYPDIMTPTHLSSETEAAMVERMMEVTEANHGLAQDYFRLKKLLLGLAEMKNTDLYAPLAGEHRTLAFAEARALVLDAFAGFSPELAQAAAAFFDEGRIDVAPRPGKTGGAFCMGMMPGLAPYVLLNYTGTLRDVATLAHELGHGVHFALSQGQNLFHYQASLPFAETASVFGEMLLTRHLLDRERDPRVKIALLCAKIEDIIATTFRQTVLTRFEIAAHRKRAEGLLSPEDYCDLWWQENAKLFGDAVVMIEPYRWGWSYISHFIHARFYCFSYVFGELLVLALYQKYREEGAAFVPKYLDLLRKGGSRKPQELLAPLGIDLTDPDFWQKGYDFVAGLLGELKALVAAGPPD
- a CDS encoding 4Fe-4S binding protein is translated as MKTDEQAPPPAEKVRPAKRRMPPMLPRYLVQAGFALFYVWLALRFARWVALLKAGQLPEFARPAAVDGFLPISGLMGLRHWFETGSLFPVHPAAALILFAALLTALLFKRGFCSWVCPVFPLSEGLWRLGQKLCGRTFAPPFWLDLPLRALKYLLLGFFAYQILWSMPLPGLRAFLAAPYHKLADVRMLEFFQQPSATALSVITLLALACFFVQMAWCRYLCPYGALLGVVSLLSLGKIRRDERLCIRCGLCSARCPAWLPVMHKKTLRSAECYACYRCVHGCPVPGAVELKLAGRLRLPSLVFGALVVAVFIGVCLWGRLTGNWQGQVSPMEVLFLLRRGG